From the genome of Ziziphus jujuba cultivar Dongzao chromosome 6, ASM3175591v1, one region includes:
- the LOC132799071 gene encoding protein EMB-1-like, with the protein MASEQERKELDEKARHGETVVPGGTQGKSLEAQERLAEGRHKGGQTRKEQLGHEGYHEMGKKGGLSTMDKSGGERAAEERIEIDESKFRTKNK; encoded by the exons ATGGCATCTGAACAAGAAAGGAAAGAACTTGACGAGAAGGCAAGGCATGGAGAGACAGTTGTACCTGGCGGGACCCAGGGGAAGAGCTTGGAGGCTCAGGAACGCCTTGCTGAAG GACGGCATAAAGGAGGACAGACAAGGAAGGAACAGTTGGGACATGAGGGCTACCATGAGATGGGCAAGAAAGGTGGGCTTAGCACCATGGACAAGTCTGGAGGAGAGCGTGCTGCTGAAGAACGGATTGAGATTGATGAATCCAAGTTCAGAACTAAGAATAAATGA
- the LOC107430878 gene encoding protein SLE1 yields the protein MASEQERKELDQKAREGETVVPGGTGGKNLEAQEHLAEGRSRGGHKRSEQLGHEGYQELGHKGGQTRKEQMGHEGYHEMGKKGGLSTMDKSGGERAAEEGIEIDESKYRTKNK from the exons ATGGCGTCAGAACAGGAAAGGAAAGAACTCGACCAAAAGGCAAGGGAGGGAGAGACTGTTGTACCTGGTGGCACCGGTGGGAAGAACCTAGAGGCTCAGGAACACCTTGCTGAAG GACGGAGCAGAGGAGGGCATAAAAGGAGTGAGCAGCTGGGTCATGAAGGGTACCAGGAACTGGGGCATAAAGGAGGGCAGACAAGGAAGGAACAGATGGGACACGAGGGTTACCATGAGATGGGTAAGAAAGGAGGACTTAGCACCATGGACAAGTCTGGAGGAGAGCGCGCTGCTGAGGAAGGGATTGAGATTGACGAATCCAAGTACAGAACCAAGAATAAGtga
- the LOC107430876 gene encoding chlorophyll synthase, chloroplastic isoform X2 yields the protein MASVLNTVPSIKLSNIGTCRVRNNRPALTPFSVSFTRRRLTIRATETDTNEVKSQAPDKAPASNGSNFNQLLGIKGAAQETNKWKIRLQLTKPVTWPPLVWGVVCGAAASGNFHWNFEDVAKSIVCMLMSGPFLTGYTQTINDWYDREIDAINEPYRPIPSGAISENEVITQIWVLLLGGLALAGLLDVWAGHDFPTVFYLAVGGSLLSYIYSAPPLKLKQNGWIGNFALGASYISLPWWAGQALFGTLTPDIIVLTLLYSIAGLGIAIVNDFKSVEGDRALGLQSLPVAFGMETAKWICVGAIDITQISVAGYLLGAGKPYYALALLALIIPQVFFQFKYFLKDPVKYDVKYQASAQPFLILGLLVTALATSH from the exons ATGGCGTCCGTGCTTAATACAGTTCCTTCCATAAAATTATCCAACATCGGAACTTGTAGAGTTCGAAATAATCGGCCTGCTTTAACTCCATTTTCGGTTTCGTTTACCA GGCGCAGACTTACAATTAGGGCAACGGAGACTGATACGAATGAAG TGAAATCTCAGGCACCAGATAAGGCGCCGGCTAGTAATGGTTCGAACTTCAACCAGCTTCTGGGCATTAAAGGAGCTGCGCAAGAAACT AATAAATGGAAGATCCGTCTTCAGCTTACAAAGCCTGTAACTTGGCCTCCATTAGTTTGGGGAGTAGTCTGTGGAGCTGCTGCTTCTG GAAATTTTCATTGGAATTTCGAGGATGTTGCCAAATCTATTGTTTGCATGTTGATGTCTGGTCCATTTCTCACTGGTTATACACAG ACAATTAACGATTGGTATGACAGAGAGATTGATGCGATTAATGAGCCTTATCGTCCAATTCCTTCGGGAGCAATATCTGAGAATGAG GTTATTACCCAAATCTGGGTGCTGCTGTTAGGAGGCCTCGCCTTGGCTGGTTTGTTAGATGTGTGG GCAGGACATGACTTCCCTACAGTTTTTTACCTAGCTGTGGGTGGGTCCCTATTGTCATACATATACTCTGCTCCACCTTTAAAG CTGAAACAAAATGGATGGATTGGAAATTTTGCCCTTGGAGCTAGTTATATAAGTTTGCCATG GTGGGCTGGTCAGGCTCTATTTGGGACCCTTACGCCTGACATAATCGTTCTCACACTCTTGTACAGTATAGCTGGG CTCGGTATTGCCATTGTTAATGACTTTAAAAGTGTTGAAGGAGATAGAGCACTGGGACTTCAG TCACTCCCTGTAGCTTTTGGCATGGAAACAGCCAAATGGATTTGTGTTGGTGCTATTGACATAACTCAGATATCTGTAGCTG GTTACCTGCTAGGGGCTGGTAAACCATATTATGCCTTAGCTCTTCTGGCCTTAATAATTCCACAGGTCTTTTTTCAG TTCAAGTACTTTCTCAAAGATCCTGTTAAATATGATGTCAAATATCAG GCCAGCGCACAGCCATTTCTTATACTTGGTCTTTTGGTGACTGCCCTAGCAACCAGCCACTGA
- the LOC107430876 gene encoding chlorophyll synthase, chloroplastic isoform X1, with protein MASVLNTVPSIKLSNIGTCRVRNNRPALTPFSVSFTRRRLTIRATETDTNEAVKSQAPDKAPASNGSNFNQLLGIKGAAQETNKWKIRLQLTKPVTWPPLVWGVVCGAAASGNFHWNFEDVAKSIVCMLMSGPFLTGYTQTINDWYDREIDAINEPYRPIPSGAISENEVITQIWVLLLGGLALAGLLDVWAGHDFPTVFYLAVGGSLLSYIYSAPPLKLKQNGWIGNFALGASYISLPWWAGQALFGTLTPDIIVLTLLYSIAGLGIAIVNDFKSVEGDRALGLQSLPVAFGMETAKWICVGAIDITQISVAGYLLGAGKPYYALALLALIIPQVFFQFKYFLKDPVKYDVKYQASAQPFLILGLLVTALATSH; from the exons ATGGCGTCCGTGCTTAATACAGTTCCTTCCATAAAATTATCCAACATCGGAACTTGTAGAGTTCGAAATAATCGGCCTGCTTTAACTCCATTTTCGGTTTCGTTTACCA GGCGCAGACTTACAATTAGGGCAACGGAGACTGATACGAATGAAG CAGTGAAATCTCAGGCACCAGATAAGGCGCCGGCTAGTAATGGTTCGAACTTCAACCAGCTTCTGGGCATTAAAGGAGCTGCGCAAGAAACT AATAAATGGAAGATCCGTCTTCAGCTTACAAAGCCTGTAACTTGGCCTCCATTAGTTTGGGGAGTAGTCTGTGGAGCTGCTGCTTCTG GAAATTTTCATTGGAATTTCGAGGATGTTGCCAAATCTATTGTTTGCATGTTGATGTCTGGTCCATTTCTCACTGGTTATACACAG ACAATTAACGATTGGTATGACAGAGAGATTGATGCGATTAATGAGCCTTATCGTCCAATTCCTTCGGGAGCAATATCTGAGAATGAG GTTATTACCCAAATCTGGGTGCTGCTGTTAGGAGGCCTCGCCTTGGCTGGTTTGTTAGATGTGTGG GCAGGACATGACTTCCCTACAGTTTTTTACCTAGCTGTGGGTGGGTCCCTATTGTCATACATATACTCTGCTCCACCTTTAAAG CTGAAACAAAATGGATGGATTGGAAATTTTGCCCTTGGAGCTAGTTATATAAGTTTGCCATG GTGGGCTGGTCAGGCTCTATTTGGGACCCTTACGCCTGACATAATCGTTCTCACACTCTTGTACAGTATAGCTGGG CTCGGTATTGCCATTGTTAATGACTTTAAAAGTGTTGAAGGAGATAGAGCACTGGGACTTCAG TCACTCCCTGTAGCTTTTGGCATGGAAACAGCCAAATGGATTTGTGTTGGTGCTATTGACATAACTCAGATATCTGTAGCTG GTTACCTGCTAGGGGCTGGTAAACCATATTATGCCTTAGCTCTTCTGGCCTTAATAATTCCACAGGTCTTTTTTCAG TTCAAGTACTTTCTCAAAGATCCTGTTAAATATGATGTCAAATATCAG GCCAGCGCACAGCCATTTCTTATACTTGGTCTTTTGGTGACTGCCCTAGCAACCAGCCACTGA